The following are encoded together in the Panthera leo isolate Ple1 chromosome B4, P.leo_Ple1_pat1.1, whole genome shotgun sequence genome:
- the LOC122224314 gene encoding cationic amino acid transporter 3-like, giving the protein MLSQALFRFGQKLLRRRQLEHLVTEDVPCRRLNTLDLVALGVCSTVGAVIYVIAGEVARDKAGPSIVICFLVAGLTSVLTGLCYAEFGARVPHSGSAYLYSYVTIGELWAFITGWNLIFSYVAGTAIVVFAWSLAFDNLFGNQISQTLHENILLHVPQVLAEILGFCVVALVLLLIGLLTLRARESGLFTKVVTLVSLLVLSFVIISGFIKGDLHNWKLTEEDYVKAGLNDTSSLGPLGTGGFVPFGLNGILHGAATCLYAFIGFDNIVTRVEEAQNPQRSIPMGIVISLFISTLMYFGVSSALTLMVPYYQLQPGTPLPEVFHHIGWAPAYYVVAFGFFCSLSASLLGYMFPIRQLIYMMAKDGLLFSVLARIQTGTYIPIMATVIFGIIAAIMAFFFGLTDLLDFMSIGTRLAYSLVAFCVLILRYQPEVKKGGNEADVQDESGPAEEKLTLQGLLFPGSSTPTPLSGRVVYVCSSLLALLLTLLCLVLAQWPVLHSGAAVWISLVVLLLVLITGITGVIWRQPQSSSPLPFKVPALPLLPLLSVFVNVYLMMRMTAGTWAPIGFWMLIGFAIYFSYGIQYSLVAESHLS; this is encoded by the coding sequence ATGCTGAGTCAGGCACTTTTCAGATTTGGTCAAAAGCTGCTACGCAGACGTCAGCTGGAACATTTGGTGACTGAGGATGTCCCATGCAGAAGACTGAACACTCTGGATTTAGTGGCCCTGGGTGTGTGCTCTACAGTGGGTGCAGTTATATATGTCATAGCTGGTGAGGTGGCTAGAGATAAAGCCGGACCATCCATTGTGATCTGCTTTTTGGTGGCCGGCCTaacttctgtgctgacagggctgTGCTATGCAGAGTTTGGTGCCCGTGTTCCCCATTCTGGCTCTGCATATCTCTACAGCTATGTCACTATAGGTGAACTCTGGGCTTTCATCACTGGCTGGAACCTCATCTTTTCCTATGTTgctggtacagccattgtggtCTTTGCCTGGAGCTTAGCTTTTGACAACCTGTTTGGGAACCAGATCTCTCAGACCCTGCATGAAAACATCTTACTGCATGTTCCCCAGGTCCTTGCAGAAATTCTAGGCTTCTGTGTTGTGGCCCTTGTGTTGTTGCTTATCGGATTGCTGACTCTGAGGGCTAGAGAGTCAGGACTGTTTACCAAAGTAGTCACATTGGTGAGCCTTTTAGTTCTCAGTTTTGTCATCATCTCTGGTTTCATTAAGGGGGACCTGCACAACTGGAAGCTCACAGAAGAGGACTACGTAAAGGCTGGACTCAATGACACCTCAAGCTTGGGGCCTCTGGGCACTGGAGGATTTGTGCCTTTTGGCCTCAATGGGATTCTCCATGGAGCAGCTACCTGTCTGTATGCATTTATAGGTTTTGACAACATTGTTACCAGAGTTGAAGAAGCCCAGAACCCCCAGCGTTCCATCCCTATGGGTATTGTGATTTCACTGTTCATCAGCACTTTGATGTATTTTGGTGTCTCTTCAGCACTTACACTTATGGTTCCTTACTACCAGCTTCAACCTGGGACCCCCTTGCCTGAGGTATTTCACCATATTGGCTGGGCCCCTGCCTACTATGTTGTAGCTTTTGGATTTTTCTGTAGTCTTTCTGCCAGCCTCTTGGGCTATATGTTCCCCATACGTCAGCTGATATACATGATGGCAAAGGATGGCCTCCTGTTCTCTGTCCTTGCCAGGATCCAAACTGGCACATACATCCCCATAATGGCCACTGTGATCTTTGGCATTATCGCAGCAATCATGGCATTCTTCTTTGGACTCACTGATCTTCTGGACTTCATGTCAATTGGGACACGGCTAGCTTACTCCCTGGTGGCCTTTTGTGTTCTCATCCTCAGGTATCAGCCTGAGGtgaagaaagggggaaatgaaGCAGACGTGCAGGATGAGAGTGGACCTGCAGAAGAGAAGCTGACTCTACAGGGGCTACTTTTTCCAGGCagctccacccccactccactctcTGGCCGGGTTGTCTATGTTTGCTCCTCACTGCTTGCTCTGCTGCTTACTCTTCTTTGCCTGGTGCTGGCCCAGTGGCCAGTTCTGCATTCTGGAGCTGCAGTGTGGATTTCATTGGTTGTGCTGCTCCTGGTGCTCATCACTGGGATCACTGGGGTCATCTGGAGACAGCCGCAGAGCTCCAGTCCCCTTCCCTTTAAggtccctgctctgcctctcctcccactaCTGAGTGTCTTTGTGAATGTTTACCTTATGATGCGGATGACAGCTGGCACCTGGGCCCCAATTGGTTTCTGGATGCTGATTGGGTTTGCTATCTACTTTAGCTATGGGATCCAATACAGCCTGGTTGCTGAATCCCACTTAAGTTAG